The Castanea sativa cultivar Marrone di Chiusa Pesio chromosome 11, ASM4071231v1 genome contains a region encoding:
- the LOC142614465 gene encoding putative LRR receptor-like serine/threonine-protein kinase At3g47570 yields MPELKLPPCKNNEPKKGRTSRGLKLMIGLISVLLVGLVSITSLLIINRLRKKTREPSTETSTEDLFLNLSYKSLLEATGGLSSTNLIGAGSFGSVYKGILHPNERVVAIKVLHLDHQGASRSFMAECEALRNIRHRNLVKILTACSSVDFQGNDFKALVYEFMPNGSLESWLHSVSRVDDINNDLRILSLLQRLNIAIDVASAVDYLHHHCHNPIVHCDLKPSNVLLDNDLNAHVGDFGLARFIPEASIRSHLNQSSSVGLKGTVGYAAPEYGMGSKVSLEGDIYSYGILLLEMFTGKRPIDDMFKDGLDLHNFVKMSLPEQISEILDPLFVSRGAGEEEETMNEDSNKVGHKKKEGIQDSLIAIFRVGVACSVGLPRDRMDISDVLKELQRIRDILHKFGMN; encoded by the exons ATGCCTGAATTAAAGTTGCCACCTTGCAAGAACAATGAGCCAAAGAAAGGAAGGACATCCAGAGGACTCAAGTTGATGATTGGATTGATTTCTGTGCTTCTGGTGGGGTTAGTATCGATTACGTCTCTTCTAATCATTAATAGATTGAGAAAGAAGACAAGGGAGCCCTCTACTGAAACTTCAACTGAGGATTTGTTTTTAAATCTCTCTTACAAAAGTCTACTTGAAGCTACAGGTGGGTTGTCTTCTACCAATTTGATTGGTGCAGGAAGCTTTGGCTCTGTCTATAAAGGAATTCTCCATCCTAATGAGAGAGTTGTTGCAATCAAGGTACTCCACCTAGACCATCAAGGAGCTTCAAGGAGCTTCATGGCTGAATGTGAAGCCTTAAGAAACATTAGGCACCGTAATCTTGTAAAAATCTTAACTGCTTGCTCTAGTGTTGATTTTCAAGGTAATGATTTCAAAGCTCTAGTCTATGAATTCATGCCTAATGGTAGTTTGGAGAGTTGGCTGCATTCAGTTTCAAGAGTAGATGACATAAACAATGACCTGAGGATTCTAAGCCTTCTCCAAAGATTGAACATTGCCATTGATGTTGCATCTGCTGTAGATTATCTTCATCACCATTGTCACAATCCAATTGTTCATTGTGACTTAAAGCCAAGTAATGTTCTTCTTGACAATGATCTGAATGCTCATGTGGGTGATTTTGGATTAGCAAGGTTCATTCCAGAAGCCTCAATTAGGTCGCATCTGAATCAAAGCAGTTCAGTTGGACTAAAGGGAACTGTTGGTTATGCTGCACCAG AGTATGGCATGGGAAGCAAGGTATCACTAGAGGGTGACATATATAGCTATGGGATTCTTTTGTTGGAGATGTTTACAGGGAAGAGGCCTATTGATGACATGTTTAAAGATGGATTAGATCTCCATAATTTCGTTAAGATGTCATTGCCAGAGCAAATTTCAGAAATTTTAGACCCATTGTTTGTCTCTAGAGGGGCaggagaagaagaggaaacaATGAACGAAGACTCTAATAAAGTGGGgcacaagaaaaaagaaggaatacAAGATTCTTTGATTGCAATATTTAGAGTTGGAGTTGCTTGTTCAGTGGGATTACCCAGGGACCGCATGGATATTAGTGATGTTCTCAAGGAATTGCAGCGGATTAGAGACATTCTTCATAAATTTGGGATGAACTAA
- the LOC142614466 gene encoding uncharacterized protein LOC142614466, translated as MFYSVLLPCFITLLLSPLSFTHAAHGNETDRLALLAIRAGITTDPLGIMSSWNSSLHFCNWVGITCGQNQRVITLNLSSNGLVGSLSPHIGNISFLTGLNLELNYFHGQLPQELGRLFRLKYLNISNNSFSGEIPANLSGCSNLIWLRLGVNNLIGRIPFQLGSLQKLERVQLHYNNLSGSLPDSLGNLSSVRSFSLAVNSFWGSIPDSLGKLKTLNFLGLGLNQLSG; from the exons ATGTTCTATTCAGTTCTCCTGCCATGTTTTATTACCTTGTTGCTTTCACCATTATCTTTCACCCATGCAGCACATGGAAATGAGACAGATAGGCTTGCCTTGCTAGCCATCAGAGCTGGGATAACCACTGACCCGTTGGGTATCATGAGCTCCTGGAACAGTTCTCTTCATTTCTGCAACTGGGTGGGCATCACTTGTGGTCAAAACCAACGAGTAATTACTTTGAACCTAAGCTCCAATGGCTTGGTGGGTTCACTCTCACCTCACATAGGAAACATCTCTTTCCTCACAGGTCTCAACCTTGAACTGAACTACTTTCATGGTCAGCTTCCACAAGAGCTAGGTCGTCTATTCAGACTCAAATACTTGAACATATCCAACAACTCGTTTTCTGGAGAGATTCCGGCCAATCTTTCAGGCTGTTCTAACCTCATCTGGCTTCGTTTGGGGGTCAACAATTTGATTGGAAGAATCCCATTTCAGCTTGGGTCACTGCAGAAGCTTGAGAGAGTTCAGCTTCACTATAACAACCTCAGTGGATCACTTCCAGACTCATTAGGCAACCTTTCCTCGGTTAGATCTTTTTCCCTGGCAGTTAACAGTTTCTGGGGAAGCATACCGGATTCATTAGGCAAGTTGAAGACTCTGAATTTTCTTGGACTTGGCTTGAATCAACTATCTG GGTGA